In Gossypium arboreum isolate Shixiya-1 chromosome 5, ASM2569848v2, whole genome shotgun sequence, a single genomic region encodes these proteins:
- the LOC108452629 gene encoding AT-rich interactive domain-containing protein 4-like isoform X2, with protein sequence MMFNAQGSSRNHCSLLAVLCSSKVSDNKLRQPVSDHEPRYPFPEIVSSGRLEVQLLINPSIDEFRRVFESSEPNIVYFQGEQNADEDIGSLVLGDVDLSTPEAICGLFGSTLPSTVYLETPSGDRLAEALHSKGVPYVIYWKNSFSRYAACHFCQALLSVIQSSCSHIWDAFQFAHASFRLYCLWSKDIASSDSQKQSVKPGPCLLGEPPKIDVSQPELDMQEEEGSLENLPAVKIYDEHVTMRFLVCGSPGLLDAFILGSLEDGLNALLSVEIRGSKLHNRASAPPPPLQAGTFSRGVMTMRCDFSTCSSAHISFLVSGSAQTCFNDQLLENHIKNELIENNQLVHSQSSSDESKVPSSEPRRSASIACGASVFEVCLKVPTWASQVLRQLAPDVSYRSLVMLGIASVQGLSVASFEKDDAERLLFFSVRQGKDPLWDGSVIARSPNWLVPPAPCRKRSEPTKGTKPLNCTIMEGLNGNVRLKPNVAAMRPIPHTHRHKMLPFSGFSEAERYDGDQGKLNLPIVPVKPPAPVTHRKALSNSHQAQQIISLNPLPLKKHGCDRAPIQEEFLRDVMQFLIVRGHTRLVPQGGLAEFPDAILNAKRLDLYNLYREVVSRGGFHVGNGINWKGQVFSKMRNHTLTNRMTGVGNTLKRHYETYLLEYELAHDDVDGECCLLCHSSAAGDWVNCGVCDEWAHFGCDRRQGLGAFKDYAKTDGLEYVCPHCSISNFKKKPHKTVNGY encoded by the exons ATGATGTTTAATGCTCAAGGGTCTTCAAGGAACCATTGCAGTCTCCTTGCAGTTCTTTGTAGTAGTAAAGTTTCTGATAATAAACTTAGGCAGCCAGTTTCTGATCATGAGCCCAGATACCCATTTCCAGAGATTGTTTCTTCAGGGCGCCTTGAG GTTCAGCTTCTTATCAATCCTAGCATTGACGAGTTCCGGCGGGTTTTTGAATCTTCGGAGCCAAATATTGTTTACTTTCAAGGAGAGCAGAATGCAGATGAAGATATTGGCTCTCTGGTTTTGGGAGATGTTGACTTGTCCACTCCAGAAGCCATTTGTGGACTCTTTGGTTCCACATTGCCCTCCACT GTTTATTTAGAGACCCCCAGTGGTGACAGATTGGCTGAGGCACTTCACTCCAAG GGAGTCCCTTATGTTATATATTGGAAAAATTCATTCTCGCGGTATGCAGCTTGCCATTTTTGTCAGGCACTGTTATCAGTGATTCAAAG TTCATGTAGCCATATATGGGATGCATTCCAATTTGCCCATGCTTCTTTTAGATTGTACTGTTTGTGGAGCAAGGATATTGCCTCTTCTGATAGTCAGAAACAGAGTGTTAAGCCAGGGCCATGTTTACTTGGTGAGCCTCCCAAGATTGATGTTTCTCAACCCGAGTTAGATATGCAAGAGGAAGAAGGCTCTCTTGAAAATCTTCCTGCCGTTAAGATATATGATGAGCATGTTACTATGAGGTTTCTTGTTTGTGGATCACCAGGCCTATTG GATGCATTCATATTGGGATCTCTGGAAGATGGACTTAATGCCCTCTTGAGCGTAGAA ATACGTGGAAGCAAACTTCATAACCGTGCAAG TGCTCCACCACCACCTCTTCAGGCTGGGACATTCTCTCGTGGTGTAATGACCATGCGTTGTGATTTTTCAACCTGTAGTTCAGCTCACATATCATTTCTAGTTTCTGGTAGCGCACAGACTTGTTTTAATGATCAG CTGTTGGAAAATCATATAAAAAATGAGCTTATCGAGAATAATCAGCTTGTCCATTCACAGTCGAGCTCTGATGAAAGCAAAGTGCCTTCATCTGAGCCTCGCAGATCAGCCTCAATTGCCTGTGGAGCAAGTGTGTTTGAAGTGTGCTTGAAGGTTCCTACATGGGCTTCGCAG GTGTTGAGGCAACTTGCACCGGATGTATCCTACCGCAGTTTAGTTATGCTGGGGATTGCTAGTGTTCAAGGGTTGTCGGTTGCTTCTTTTGAAAAAGATGATGCAGAACGCCTGCTTTTCTTTTCCGTGAGGCAGGGCAAAGATCCCCTCTGGGATGGTTCTGTAATTGCTAGATCTCCCAACTGGTTGGTGCCTCCGGCGCCTTGTCGTAAAAGATCAGAGCCAACTAAGGGCACTAAACCTCTAAACTGTACTATCATGGAAGGTTTAAATGGTAATGTAAGACTGAAACCAAATGTTGCTGCTATGAGGCCAATTCCTCATACCCATCGTCATAAGATGCTTCCGTTTTCTGGATTTTCCGAGGCTGAGAGATATGATGGTGACCAAGGAAAACTTAACTTGCCAATAGTACCTGTGAAGCCACCTGCTCCTGTTACACATCGGAAAGCATTATCAAATTCTCATCAGGCCCAGCAGATTATTTCTTTAAATCCGTTACCTCTCAAGAAACATGGTTGTGATCGAGCCCCAATACAG GAGGAGTTTCTGAGAGATGTAATGCAGTTTCTGATAGTTCGGGGACATACTCGTCTTGTTCCTCAAGGGGGGTTAGCTGAGTTTCCTGATGCCATTCTGAATGCAAAGCGGCTTGACCTTTACAACTTGTATAGAGAG GTGGTGTCAAGAGGAGGCTTTCATGTTGGGAATGGCATAAATTGGAAGGGACAAGTTTTTTCGAAGATGCGCAATCACACATTGACAAATAGAATGACT GGAGTGGGCAACACTCTGAAAAGACATTATGAGACTTACCTTTTAGAGTATGAATTGGCTCATGATGATGTGGATGGAGAATGCTGTTTGTTGTGTCACAG TAGTGCTGCAGGTGACTGGGTCAACTGTGGAGTTTGTGATGAGTGGGCACACTTTGGCTGTGATAGGCGGCAGGGTCTTGGAGCCTTTAAG GATTATGCAAAAACAGATGGGCTGGAGTACGTTTGTCCACACTGTAGCATCTCAAATTTCAAGAAGAAACCCCACAAAACTGTGAACGGTTATTGA
- the LOC108452629 gene encoding AT-rich interactive domain-containing protein 4-like isoform X1, whose product MMFNAQGSSRNHCSLLAVLCSSKVSDNKLRQPVSDHEPRYPFPEIVSSGRLEVQLLINPSIDEFRRVFESSEPNIVYFQGEQNADEDIGSLVLGDVDLSTPEAICGLFGSTLPSTVYLETPSGDRLAEALHSKGVPYVIYWKNSFSRYAACHFCQALLSVIQSSCSHIWDAFQFAHASFRLYCLWSKDIASSDSQKQSVKPGPCLLGEPPKIDVSQPELDMQEEEGSLENLPAVKIYDEHVTMRFLVCGSPGLLDAFILGSLEDGLNALLSVEIRGSKLHNRASAPPPPLQAGTFSRGVMTMRCDFSTCSSAHISFLVSGSAQTCFNDQLLENHIKNELIENNQLVHSQSSSDESKVPSSEPRRSASIACGASVFEVCLKVPTWASQVLRQLAPDVSYRSLVMLGIASVQGLSVASFEKDDAERLLFFSVRQGKDPLWDGSVIARSPNWLVPPAPCRKRSEPTKGTKPLNCTIMEGLNGNVRLKPNVAAMRPIPHTHRHKMLPFSGFSEAERYDGDQGKLNLPIVPVKPPAPVTHRKALSNSHQAQQIISLNPLPLKKHGCDRAPIQVCSEEEFLRDVMQFLIVRGHTRLVPQGGLAEFPDAILNAKRLDLYNLYREVVSRGGFHVGNGINWKGQVFSKMRNHTLTNRMTGVGNTLKRHYETYLLEYELAHDDVDGECCLLCHSSAAGDWVNCGVCDEWAHFGCDRRQGLGAFKDYAKTDGLEYVCPHCSISNFKKKPHKTVNGY is encoded by the exons ATGATGTTTAATGCTCAAGGGTCTTCAAGGAACCATTGCAGTCTCCTTGCAGTTCTTTGTAGTAGTAAAGTTTCTGATAATAAACTTAGGCAGCCAGTTTCTGATCATGAGCCCAGATACCCATTTCCAGAGATTGTTTCTTCAGGGCGCCTTGAG GTTCAGCTTCTTATCAATCCTAGCATTGACGAGTTCCGGCGGGTTTTTGAATCTTCGGAGCCAAATATTGTTTACTTTCAAGGAGAGCAGAATGCAGATGAAGATATTGGCTCTCTGGTTTTGGGAGATGTTGACTTGTCCACTCCAGAAGCCATTTGTGGACTCTTTGGTTCCACATTGCCCTCCACT GTTTATTTAGAGACCCCCAGTGGTGACAGATTGGCTGAGGCACTTCACTCCAAG GGAGTCCCTTATGTTATATATTGGAAAAATTCATTCTCGCGGTATGCAGCTTGCCATTTTTGTCAGGCACTGTTATCAGTGATTCAAAG TTCATGTAGCCATATATGGGATGCATTCCAATTTGCCCATGCTTCTTTTAGATTGTACTGTTTGTGGAGCAAGGATATTGCCTCTTCTGATAGTCAGAAACAGAGTGTTAAGCCAGGGCCATGTTTACTTGGTGAGCCTCCCAAGATTGATGTTTCTCAACCCGAGTTAGATATGCAAGAGGAAGAAGGCTCTCTTGAAAATCTTCCTGCCGTTAAGATATATGATGAGCATGTTACTATGAGGTTTCTTGTTTGTGGATCACCAGGCCTATTG GATGCATTCATATTGGGATCTCTGGAAGATGGACTTAATGCCCTCTTGAGCGTAGAA ATACGTGGAAGCAAACTTCATAACCGTGCAAG TGCTCCACCACCACCTCTTCAGGCTGGGACATTCTCTCGTGGTGTAATGACCATGCGTTGTGATTTTTCAACCTGTAGTTCAGCTCACATATCATTTCTAGTTTCTGGTAGCGCACAGACTTGTTTTAATGATCAG CTGTTGGAAAATCATATAAAAAATGAGCTTATCGAGAATAATCAGCTTGTCCATTCACAGTCGAGCTCTGATGAAAGCAAAGTGCCTTCATCTGAGCCTCGCAGATCAGCCTCAATTGCCTGTGGAGCAAGTGTGTTTGAAGTGTGCTTGAAGGTTCCTACATGGGCTTCGCAG GTGTTGAGGCAACTTGCACCGGATGTATCCTACCGCAGTTTAGTTATGCTGGGGATTGCTAGTGTTCAAGGGTTGTCGGTTGCTTCTTTTGAAAAAGATGATGCAGAACGCCTGCTTTTCTTTTCCGTGAGGCAGGGCAAAGATCCCCTCTGGGATGGTTCTGTAATTGCTAGATCTCCCAACTGGTTGGTGCCTCCGGCGCCTTGTCGTAAAAGATCAGAGCCAACTAAGGGCACTAAACCTCTAAACTGTACTATCATGGAAGGTTTAAATGGTAATGTAAGACTGAAACCAAATGTTGCTGCTATGAGGCCAATTCCTCATACCCATCGTCATAAGATGCTTCCGTTTTCTGGATTTTCCGAGGCTGAGAGATATGATGGTGACCAAGGAAAACTTAACTTGCCAATAGTACCTGTGAAGCCACCTGCTCCTGTTACACATCGGAAAGCATTATCAAATTCTCATCAGGCCCAGCAGATTATTTCTTTAAATCCGTTACCTCTCAAGAAACATGGTTGTGATCGAGCCCCAATACAGGTTTGCTCAGAG GAGGAGTTTCTGAGAGATGTAATGCAGTTTCTGATAGTTCGGGGACATACTCGTCTTGTTCCTCAAGGGGGGTTAGCTGAGTTTCCTGATGCCATTCTGAATGCAAAGCGGCTTGACCTTTACAACTTGTATAGAGAG GTGGTGTCAAGAGGAGGCTTTCATGTTGGGAATGGCATAAATTGGAAGGGACAAGTTTTTTCGAAGATGCGCAATCACACATTGACAAATAGAATGACT GGAGTGGGCAACACTCTGAAAAGACATTATGAGACTTACCTTTTAGAGTATGAATTGGCTCATGATGATGTGGATGGAGAATGCTGTTTGTTGTGTCACAG TAGTGCTGCAGGTGACTGGGTCAACTGTGGAGTTTGTGATGAGTGGGCACACTTTGGCTGTGATAGGCGGCAGGGTCTTGGAGCCTTTAAG GATTATGCAAAAACAGATGGGCTGGAGTACGTTTGTCCACACTGTAGCATCTCAAATTTCAAGAAGAAACCCCACAAAACTGTGAACGGTTATTGA
- the LOC108452639 gene encoding uncharacterized protein LOC108452639, translating into MDDYLDQYFSSSSSSAVNVKERSYWVHNEPDHPNEVFPSSRFNSIECLAAQNTPPVVHNRGSGCSVEHGLLYGEGGLQMNGENCSGNSSQEMMNGSFELRNLGLQLDTDVHSSGSLSLVSSNDVPVVGDMVPSLSFNERGRMISNGGDSSEFLRSFTGLETLSPIPQLWHLQPYDSVSSLPTLVGQTKVDDEGNTNRFIEIDEILQPENLSASINAKGQQDMQNSFYSSFPADHPITKTMIGLPSLVQGASPNLNNGSDRTAKPRVRARRGQATDPHSIAERLRREKIAERMKNLQELIPNSNKTDKASILDEIIGYVKFLQLQVQVLSMSRLGAAAAVVPLITDGQAEGSNGLSLAPLAGQGVDFSPSPDQVVFEQEVVKLMESNMTMAMQYLQSKGFCLMPVALAAAISNVKSSTSSSSSVPASDESKKLGFTNGTLINTTCSSSNSSSNSSGSLPGVGIPNINADGNFMTGMLGSDIMAKGCTGTFKQEELKTLCTAK; encoded by the exons ATGGATGATTATCTTGATCAGTATTTCTCATCATCATCATCGTCAGCTGTGAATGTCAAGGAAAGATCATATTGGGTCCATAATGAACCTGATCACCCAAATGAAGTGTTTCCTAGTTCGCGCTTCAATAGCATCGAGTGTTTAGCTGCACAAAATACGCCACCTGTAGTTCATAACCGAGGGTCAGGTTGTAGTGTTGAACATGGTTTGCTGTATGGAGAAGGTGGTTTACAAATGAATGGTGAAAATTGCAGTGGTAACTCTTCACAAGAGATGATGAATGGAAGCTTCGAACTCAGAAACCTGGGACTGCAATTGGACACAGATGTTCATTCCTCGGGCTCATTGAGCCTTGTTTCTTCAAATGATGTTCCAGTTGTTGGTGACATGGTCCCATCTTTATCGTTTAATGAGAGAGGGCGTATGATAAGCAATGGAGGTGACTCTTCTGAGTTTCTGAGATCATTTACAGGCTTGGAAACTCTTTCTCCAATTCCACAATTATGGCATCTACAACCTTATGACTCTGTTTCTTCCCTTCCCACTTTGGTGGGACAAACCAAAGTAGATGATGAAGGCAATACTAACAGATTTATTGAGATCGATGAAATTCTGCAACCTGAGAACTTATCTGCTTCCATCAATGCAAAG GGACAACAAGACATGCAAAATTCCTTTTACTCTTCTTTTCCCGCTGACCACCCTATAACAAAGACCATGATTGGGTTGCCATCTCTGGTGCAG GGTGCATCCCCTAACCTGAACAATGGTTCCGACCGAACTGCAAAGCCTCGAGTAAGGGCACGTCGAGGTCAGGCTACTGATCCACACAGCATTGCAGAGAGG CTTCGAAGAGAGAAGATTGCTGAAAGAATGAAAAACCTGCAAGAACTTATACCTAATTCCAATAAG ACAGACAAAGCCTCTATACTTGATGAAATCATAGGGTACGTCAAGTTTCTTCAACTCCAAGTCCAG GTACTAAGCATGAGCAGGCTTGGGGCAGCAGCTGCGGTTGTTCCTCTCATCACTGATGGTCAAGCTGAG GGATCTAATGGTTTATCACTTGCACCATTAGCGGGTCAAGGGGTTGATTTTTCACCATCTCCTGATCAAGTTGTTTTCGAACAAGAAGTGGTGAAGCTCATGGAATCCAATATGACAATGGCCATGCAATATCTACAAAGTAAAGGTTTCTGCCTTATGCCTGTTGCACTTGCTGCCGCCATATCCAATGTTAAGTCATCCACATCCTCATCGTCATCAGTTCCTGCTTCTGACGAGAGTAAGAAACTTGGCTTCACCAACGGTACTTTAATCAACACCACCTGCAGCAGCAGCAACAGTAGCAGTAACAGCAGTGGTAGCTTACCTGGTGTTGGGATTCCAAACATCAACGCTGATGGCAATTTTATGACTGGAATGCTTGGTTCTGATATTATGGCCAAAGGTTGTACTGGCACCTTCAAACAAGAGGAACTCAAGACTCTTTGCACTGCCAAATGA